A single region of the Methylorubrum extorquens genome encodes:
- a CDS encoding DUF4287 domain-containing protein — MSVEPIKGPASYFPSIEKKYGRPIAEWQQIVRDRLPAKHMDLVSMLKVEHGMGHGHANAIVAYVLSEAKA, encoded by the coding sequence GTGTCTGTCGAACCCATTAAGGGACCCGCCTCGTACTTCCCCTCGATCGAGAAAAAGTACGGTCGCCCCATCGCTGAGTGGCAGCAGATCGTCCGGGATCGGCTCCCGGCGAAACACATGGACCTCGTGTCGATGTTGAAGGTCGAGCACGGCATGGGGCATGGTCACGCCAACGCGATCGTTGCCTACGTGCTGTCCGAGGCAAAAGCCTAA
- a CDS encoding IS1182 family transposase, translating into MARFVCGADRHQVTLLPNRLDDYVSEDNPVRVVDAFVDELDLAALGFDGVVPATTGRPGYHPATLLKIYLYGYLHQVASSRRLEREAGRNVELMWLTGRLAPDFKTIADFRRDNGPAIQAACRQFVVLCRQLGLLAGGVVALDGSRFKAVNARDRNFTPAAVRRRIEQVEASIARYLAALDTADRQEDEVARVRKVRIAERLDALRTRMRELQAMETLVEAAPDRQISLTDPDARAMATSGKGTGMVGYNVQAVVDTEHHLIVAHEVTNVGHDRTQLAHMSRQGQVATGHEGLSVLADRGYFSGEEILACEQAGIAVTLPKPLTSGAKAEGRFGKQDFVYEPEADAYRCPAGERLSYRYTNVEGGLTLRRYWTTACHDCAIKARCTPAKERRVTRWEHEAVLEAVQRRLDADPHAMRTRRQTVEHVFGTLKGWMGATHFRMRRLRNVATEMSLQVLAYNLKRVMAILGTGPLLTALRA; encoded by the coding sequence ATGGCGCGTTTTGTTTGTGGTGCTGATCGCCATCAAGTCACGCTTCTGCCGAACCGGCTGGACGATTACGTATCCGAGGACAATCCGGTGCGCGTCGTCGATGCATTCGTCGACGAACTCGATCTCGCGGCTCTGGGTTTTGACGGCGTGGTGCCGGCCACGACGGGCCGGCCCGGCTACCATCCCGCGACACTGCTGAAGATCTACCTCTACGGCTATCTCCACCAAGTCGCCTCCAGCCGCCGCCTGGAGCGCGAGGCCGGCCGCAACGTCGAGCTGATGTGGCTGACCGGCCGCCTCGCCCCAGACTTCAAGACCATCGCCGACTTCCGGCGCGACAACGGTCCTGCGATCCAAGCCGCCTGCCGCCAGTTCGTGGTGCTGTGTCGCCAACTCGGCCTCCTGGCCGGTGGTGTCGTGGCGCTGGACGGCAGCCGCTTCAAAGCGGTGAACGCCCGTGATCGCAACTTCACCCCAGCCGCGGTCCGGCGCCGCATCGAGCAGGTCGAGGCGAGCATCGCACGCTATCTCGCCGCCCTCGACACCGCCGACCGCCAGGAAGACGAGGTCGCGCGCGTGCGCAAGGTGCGCATCGCCGAGCGTCTGGACGCCCTGCGGACGCGAATGCGCGAGTTGCAGGCGATGGAGACGCTCGTCGAGGCTGCCCCCGACCGGCAGATCTCGCTGACAGACCCGGACGCGCGGGCGATGGCCACGAGCGGTAAGGGCACGGGGATGGTCGGCTATAACGTGCAGGCGGTCGTCGACACCGAGCATCATCTGATCGTCGCGCATGAGGTGACCAACGTCGGGCACGACCGCACCCAGCTGGCGCACATGAGCCGCCAGGGCCAGGTGGCGACCGGGCATGAAGGGCTCAGCGTGCTGGCCGACCGGGGCTACTTCTCGGGCGAGGAGATCCTGGCCTGCGAGCAGGCCGGCATCGCGGTGACGCTGCCCAAGCCGCTGACCTCGGGCGCCAAGGCGGAGGGGCGCTTCGGCAAACAAGACTTCGTCTACGAGCCAGAGGCGGACGCCTACCGGTGTCCGGCCGGCGAGCGGCTCTCGTACCGTTACACGAACGTGGAGGGCGGACTGACGCTACGCCGCTACTGGACGACGGCCTGCCACGACTGCGCGATCAAGGCACGCTGCACGCCGGCCAAGGAGCGGCGGGTGACGCGGTGGGAGCACGAGGCTGTCTTGGAAGCCGTACAGCGCCGGCTCGACGCGGATCCTCATGCGATGCGCACGCGGCGCCAGACGGTCGAGCACGTGTTCGGGACGCTCAAAGGCTGGATGGGGGCGACGCACTTCCGGATGCGACGGTTGAGAAACGTGGCCACCGAGATGAGCCTGCAGGTCCTGGCCTACAATCTGAAGCGGGTCATGGCGATCCTCGGAACCGGGCCTCTCCTCACCGCCCTGCGGGCGTGA
- a CDS encoding replication initiation protein, producing MTTTATKAPVLSLDIRPRQTEAIKPAELIQVTGHHDLTLNARRAITILWHHAHMQGVEEGRDYSIEIDELKPDGHKGYEMVEEAIEALMRTILTVRMTDGRTRRVQFLGGNDLDDPDRPAGVLTYSFDKRLVEVLRESSIWGKIAIPILMAFTSKYAVSLYENTAQFSNLEYKTHAEYTLDEFRNLMGVQPGQYKTFGELNKHVIKPAFAEVNALAPFNLSALPMKQGKKVVGIRLAWWKKDGDALTAAWEEVRRPKVGRKARIEGTVEVLAHAPVASVGRLMRMARKASPRPKTS from the coding sequence ATGACCACCACGGCCACGAAAGCCCCTGTTCTCTCGCTCGATATCCGGCCCCGCCAGACCGAGGCGATCAAGCCGGCCGAGTTGATCCAGGTGACCGGCCACCACGACCTCACCCTCAATGCACGGCGGGCAATCACCATCCTCTGGCACCACGCCCATATGCAGGGCGTCGAGGAAGGCCGGGACTATTCGATCGAGATCGACGAGCTGAAGCCGGACGGCCACAAAGGCTACGAGATGGTCGAGGAGGCGATCGAGGCGCTGATGCGCACGATCCTCACTGTCCGCATGACAGATGGCAGGACCCGCCGCGTGCAGTTTCTCGGCGGAAACGATCTGGACGATCCTGACCGGCCTGCCGGCGTCCTCACCTACAGCTTCGACAAGCGCCTCGTCGAAGTTCTGAGAGAGTCGAGCATCTGGGGCAAGATCGCGATCCCGATCCTGATGGCCTTCACCTCGAAATACGCGGTGAGCCTCTACGAGAACACCGCGCAGTTCTCAAACCTCGAATACAAGACCCATGCGGAATACACGCTCGACGAGTTCCGCAACCTGATGGGCGTGCAGCCCGGCCAGTACAAGACCTTCGGCGAGCTGAACAAGCACGTCATCAAACCGGCCTTCGCCGAGGTGAACGCGCTCGCGCCATTCAACCTCTCCGCCCTGCCGATGAAGCAGGGCAAGAAGGTTGTCGGCATCCGGCTCGCCTGGTGGAAGAAGGATGGCGACGCGCTCACAGCCGCGTGGGAGGAAGTCCGCCGCCCGAAGGTCGGCCGCAAGGCGCGGATCGAGGGCACGGTCGAGGTGCTGGCGCACGCCCCCGTCGCTTCGGTCGGCCGGCTCATGCGCATGGCCCGCAAAGCCTCCCCGCGCCCGAAGACCTCATAG